A genomic region of Alligator mississippiensis isolate rAllMis1 chromosome 4, rAllMis1, whole genome shotgun sequence contains the following coding sequences:
- the LOC132250091 gene encoding histone H1.01-like, giving the protein MSETAPAAAPAAAAPAPAAKAPAKKAKKAAGGAKAKKPAGPSVTELITQAVAASKERKGVSLAALKKALAAGGYDVEKNNSRIKLGLRSLVNKGTLVQTKGTGASGSFKLGKKPGEVKEKAPKKKAAVAAAKPKKAAAKKPASAAKKAKKAAAVKKSPKKAKKPAAAAAKKSAAKSPRKAKAAKPKRAAKSPAKAKAVKPKAAKPKPSKPKAAKAKKAAPKKK; this is encoded by the coding sequence ATGTCGGAAACTGCgcctgctgcagcccccgccgccgcggccccggcccccgccgcCAAGGCTCCTGCGAAGAAAGCGAAGAAAGCGGCGGGCGGCGCTAAAGCGAAGAAGCCCGCGGGCCCCAGCGTGACCGAGCTGATCACCCAGGCGGTAGCTGCTTCCAAGGAGAGAAAAGGCGTCTCACTGGCCGCTCTGAAGAAGGCGCTGGCAGCCGGCGGCTACGATGTGGAGAAGAACAACAGCCGCATCAAGCTGGGGCTCCGGAGCCTGGTGAACAAGGGCACCCTGGTGCAGACCAAGGGCACCGGCGCCTCGGGCTCCTTCAAGCTGGGCAAGAAGCCGGGCGAGGTCAAGGAGAAGGCGCCCAAGAAGAaggcggcggtggcggcggccAAGCCCAAGAAGGCGGCGGCCAAGAAGCCGGCCAGCGCGGCCAAGAAGGCCAAGAAGGCGGCGGCCGTGAAGAAGAGCCCCAAGAAAGCCAAGAAGCCGGCGGCCGCGGCGGCCAAGAAGAGCGCGGCCaagagccccaggaaggccaaggcggccAAGCCCAAGCGGGCCGCCAAGAGCCCGGCCAAGGCCAAGGCGGTGAAGCCCAAGGCCGCCAAGCCCAAGCCCAGCAAGCCCAAGGCAGCCAAGGCCAAGAAGGCGGCGCCCAAGAAGAAGTAA
- the LOC132250094 gene encoding histone H2A-IV-like: protein MSGRGKQGGKARAKAKSRSSRAGLQFPVGRVHRLLRKGHYAERVGAGAPVYLAAVLEYLTAEILELAGNAARDNKKTRIIPRHLQLAIRNDEELNKLLGKVTIAQGGVLPNIQAVLLPKKTESHKAKAK, encoded by the coding sequence ATGTCGGGCCGCGGCAAGCAGGGGGGGAAGGCGCGGGCCAAGGCCAAGTCTCGCTCCTCGCGGGCTGGGCTGCAGTTCCCGGTGGGCCGCGTGCACCGCCTCCTGCGCAAGGGCCACTACGCGGAGCGGGTCGGAGCCGGGGCCCCGGTCTACCTGGCGGCCGTGCTGGAGTACCTGACGGCCGAGATCCTGGAGCTGGCGGGCAACGCGGCGCGAGACAACAAGAAGACGCGCATCATCCCCCGCCACCTGCAGCTGGCCATCCGCAACGACGAGGAGCTCAACAAGCTGCTGGGCAAAGTGACGATCGCGCAGGGCGGCGTCCTGCCCAACATCCAGGCCGTGCTGCTACCCAAGAAGACCGAGAGCCACAAGGCCAAGGCCAAGTGA
- the LOC132250097 gene encoding histone H2B 1/2/3/4/6 — translation MPEPAKSAPAPKKGSKKAVTKTQKKGDKKRKKSRKESYSIYVYKVLKQVHPDTGISSKAMGIMNSFVNDIFERIAGEASRLAHYNKRSTITSREIQTAVRLLLPGELAKHAVSEGTKAVTKYTSSK, via the coding sequence ATGCCGGAGCCCGCCAAGTCCGCCCCCGCCCCCAAGAAGGGCTCCAAGAAAGCGGTCACCAAGACGCAGAAGAAGGGCGACAAGAAGCGCAAGAAGAGCAGGAAGGAGAGCTACTCCATCTACGTGTACAAGGTGCTGAAGCAGGTGCACCCGGACACCGGCATCTCGTCCAAAGCCATGGGCATCATGAACTCCTTCGTCAACGACATCTTCGAGCGCATCGCCGGGGAGGCGTCCCGCCTGGCGCACTACAACAAGCGCTCGACCATCACGTCCCGGGAGATCCAGACCGCCGTGCGCCTGCTGCTGCCCGGGGAGCTGGCCAAGCACGCCGTGTCCGAGGGCACCAAGGCTGTCACCAAGTACACCAGCTCCAAGTAA
- the LOC132250092 gene encoding histone H3-like, translating to MAGASRHPANRDGELAYKSESRRSAVVSFPGQCQKAERLRVRMARTKQTARKSTGGKAPRKQLATKAARKSAPATGGVKKPHRYRPGTVALREIRRYQKSTELLIRKLPFQRLVREIAQDFKTDLRFQSSAVMALQEASEAYLVGLFEDTNLCAIHAKRVTIMPKDIQLARRIRGERA from the coding sequence ATGGCAGGCGCGTCTCGGCACCCGGCCAATCGGGACGGAGAGCTTGCCTATAAAAGCGAGAGCCGGAGAAGCGCTGTTGTGAGTTTTCCTGGGCAGTGCCAGAAGGCTGAGCGTTTGCGTGTGAGAATGGCCCGCACGAAGCAGACTGCGCGCAAGTCGACTGGTGGCAAAGCGCCCCGCAAGCAGCTAGCCACTAAGGCGGCCCGCAAGAGCGCGCCCGCCACGGGCGGCGTGAAGAAGCCGCACCGCTACCGGCCCGGCACCGTGGCGCTGCGCGAGATCCGGCGCTACCAGAAGTCGACAGAGCTGCTGATCCGCAAGCTGCCTTTCCAGCGCCTGGTACGCGAGATCGCGCAGGACTTCAAGACGGACCTGCGCTTCCAGAGCTCGGCCGTCATGGCGCTGCAGGAGGCCAGCGAGGCCTACCTGGTGGGGCTTTTCGAGGACACCAACCTGTGCGCCATCCACGCCAAGCGCGTCACCATCATGCCCAAGGACATCCAGCTGGCCCGCCGTATCCGCGGCGAGAGGGCCTGA